One stretch of Brachyhypopomus gauderio isolate BG-103 chromosome 10, BGAUD_0.2, whole genome shotgun sequence DNA includes these proteins:
- the LOC143525128 gene encoding urokinase plasminogen activator surface receptor-like produces MGLQLTLILTCLFCYKALALKCYQCTSQGTCPQIDCVGECATVRVTSTMQGGGAPLVDLQLKSCAAPAECINGSLNLGIVKTVLGTKCCKTDLCNSQTVSALPDKPPNGKRCYTCDGHTCSGTITCQGDENQCISTSVDVGGTKTAMKGCATKSFCDGISSLQQSVGMTKMSCCVGNLCNSGNMVNLSFLLMLGPLLPSFFH; encoded by the exons ATGGGTCTGCAGCTCACCCTGATACTCACCTGCTTGTTTTGCTACAAAG CATTAGCACTGAAATGTTATCAGTGTACATCACAGGGAACATGCCCACAAATAGACTGTGTTGGTGAATGTGCCACTGTCCGTGTGACTTCCACTATGCAAGGAG GTGGTGCACCACTGGTGGATTTGCAATTGAAGTCTTGCGCTGCCCCTGCTGAGTGTATCAATGGGAGTTTAAACCTGGGAATTGTGAAAACAGTTCTGGGTACTAAATGCTGCAAAACGGATCTCTGCAACAGCCAAACAGTATCAG CTCTACCAGATAAACCTCCCAATGGGAAACGCTGCTACACCTGTGATGGTCACACCTGCTCAGGAACCATCACATGTCAGGGAGATGAAAATCAGTGTATCAGCACATCAG TTGATGTAGGAGGTACAAAGACTGCTATGAAGGGATGTGCAACCAAAAGCTTTTGCGATGGGATTTCATCTCTCCAGCAGTCCGTGGGCATGACGAAAATGAGCTGCTGTGTGGGGAACCTGTGTAACAGTGGAAACATGGTTAATCTGAGCTTCCTCCTCATGCTGGGACCTCTACTGCCCTCCTTCTTCCACTGA